Proteins encoded by one window of Scatophagus argus isolate fScaArg1 chromosome 8, fScaArg1.pri, whole genome shotgun sequence:
- the tcea2 gene encoding transcription elongation factor A protein 2 isoform X1: MAKNQEVERIAKKLDKMVHKKNTDGALDLLRELKNIKMSLETLQSTRVGMSVNAVRKQSSDEEVQTLAKALIKSWKKLLDGAEEKKKDGSPVRSSSTSKDSDSSEKSSKKSGESPTTPTTPTLPPQVTSFPPAPVTADSVRNKCRELLVAALQTDDDHLTIGVDCEHLAAQIEDEIFQEFKSTDMKYKARLRSRISNLKDQKNPDLRRNVLCGNISPRRIASMTAEEMASAELKQIREALTKESIREHQLSKVGGTETDMFICNKCHGKSCTYTQVQTRSADEPMTTFVLCNSCGNRWKFC; encoded by the exons ATGGCTAAAAACCAGGAAGTGGAGCGCATCGCCAAAAAGCTGGATAAAATGGTGCACAAGAAGAATACG GACGGAGCTCTCGACCTGCTGAGGGAACTAAAGAACATCAAGATGTCTCTGGAGACCCTGCAG tCGACCAGAGTCGGTATGTCTGTGAATGCAGTGAGGAAGCAGAGTTCAGATGAAGAAGTTCAGACTCTGGCCAAAGCTCTCATCAAGTCCTGGAAGAAACTGCTGG ACGgtgcagaggagaagaagaaggatggCTCTCCTGTGAGGTCATCGTCCACCTCCAAGGACTcagacagcagtgagaaaaG CAGTAAGAAGTCCGGGGAGTCCCCCACCACGCCCACCACCCCGACCCTCCCCCCTCAGGTCACCTCCTTCCCCCCTGCCCCCGTCACCGCCGACAGCGTGCGGAACAAATGTCGAGAGCTGCTGGTGGCTGCGCTGCAGACCGACG ATGACCACCTGACCATCGGAGTCGACTGTGAGCACCTGGCAGCACAGATCGAGGACG AGATCTTCCAGGAGTTTAAGTCGACGGACATGAAATATAAAGCTCGTCTGCGAAGCCGCATCTCCAACCTGAAAGACCAGAAGAATCCAGACCTGCGGCGTAACGTCCTGTGTGGAAACATCTCGCCTCGACGCATCGCCAGCATGACTGCCGAG GAGATGGCGAGTGCAGAGCTGAAGCAGATCAGAGAGGCTCTGACTAAAGAGTCCATCAGAGAACATCAGCTGTCGAAGGTCGGAGGGACTGAGACGGACATGTTCATCTGTAACAAGTGTCACGGAAAGAGCTGCACGTACACACAG GTGCAGACCCGCAGTGCTGATGAGCCCATGACCACCTTTGTGTTGTGTAACAGCTGCGGCAACCGATGGAAG TTCTGTTGA
- the tcea2 gene encoding transcription elongation factor A protein 2 isoform X2, whose translation MAKNQEVERIAKKLDKMVHKKNTDGALDLLRELKNIKMSLETLQSTRVGMSVNAVRKQSSDEEVQTLAKALIKSWKKLLDGAEEKKKDGSPVRSSSTSKDSDSSEKSKKSGESPTTPTTPTLPPQVTSFPPAPVTADSVRNKCRELLVAALQTDDDHLTIGVDCEHLAAQIEDEIFQEFKSTDMKYKARLRSRISNLKDQKNPDLRRNVLCGNISPRRIASMTAEEMASAELKQIREALTKESIREHQLSKVGGTETDMFICNKCHGKSCTYTQVQTRSADEPMTTFVLCNSCGNRWKFC comes from the exons ATGGCTAAAAACCAGGAAGTGGAGCGCATCGCCAAAAAGCTGGATAAAATGGTGCACAAGAAGAATACG GACGGAGCTCTCGACCTGCTGAGGGAACTAAAGAACATCAAGATGTCTCTGGAGACCCTGCAG tCGACCAGAGTCGGTATGTCTGTGAATGCAGTGAGGAAGCAGAGTTCAGATGAAGAAGTTCAGACTCTGGCCAAAGCTCTCATCAAGTCCTGGAAGAAACTGCTGG ACGgtgcagaggagaagaagaaggatggCTCTCCTGTGAGGTCATCGTCCACCTCCAAGGACTcagacagcagtgagaaaaG TAAGAAGTCCGGGGAGTCCCCCACCACGCCCACCACCCCGACCCTCCCCCCTCAGGTCACCTCCTTCCCCCCTGCCCCCGTCACCGCCGACAGCGTGCGGAACAAATGTCGAGAGCTGCTGGTGGCTGCGCTGCAGACCGACG ATGACCACCTGACCATCGGAGTCGACTGTGAGCACCTGGCAGCACAGATCGAGGACG AGATCTTCCAGGAGTTTAAGTCGACGGACATGAAATATAAAGCTCGTCTGCGAAGCCGCATCTCCAACCTGAAAGACCAGAAGAATCCAGACCTGCGGCGTAACGTCCTGTGTGGAAACATCTCGCCTCGACGCATCGCCAGCATGACTGCCGAG GAGATGGCGAGTGCAGAGCTGAAGCAGATCAGAGAGGCTCTGACTAAAGAGTCCATCAGAGAACATCAGCTGTCGAAGGTCGGAGGGACTGAGACGGACATGTTCATCTGTAACAAGTGTCACGGAAAGAGCTGCACGTACACACAG GTGCAGACCCGCAGTGCTGATGAGCCCATGACCACCTTTGTGTTGTGTAACAGCTGCGGCAACCGATGGAAG TTCTGTTGA